One Actinomyces marmotae DNA window includes the following coding sequences:
- a CDS encoding type II secretion system F family protein, translated as MSGAAGGSTPLLTALLAATAVAVLLLPARREMRPPPGGSGEGVSGAGGSAGRGSARGTAAGGWANTRAGRGRAGGADIGLTLTEVAALLRAGATPDRAWSRALSRSGVPEDAGLIPADDGVPPALASLTGGPAPSWLPRRDAGRWSWRPPLRGAVAADQAMRAAVPGAVAACRLTRALGSPLAGVLESVAEGVSEAGRARASRQSALSGPRTTARLLAGLPLVALALGALVGAHPEDLLLGGSWGSALGLAGIGLMVVGHRLTRRLERAAIHGPPAPGRWGRGGRWGPARREPVDEALVLDLAAAALEAGASLPGSLGALGQALGEDQLGVVSRALLIGASWGEAWDAPQDAAWRASRGRLEHCLRPGWEDGASPSSLLSRTATSIRAGRRASDEEAAERLAVRLVIPLGLCHLPAFVLLGIVPVVAGAGLDILAG; from the coding sequence ATGAGCGGCGCGGCCGGCGGCTCGACACCCCTCCTCACAGCACTCCTCGCTGCCACGGCGGTGGCCGTCCTCCTCCTGCCCGCCCGCCGCGAGATGCGCCCGCCGCCCGGGGGCTCGGGCGAGGGGGTCTCGGGCGCGGGAGGCTCAGCCGGTCGGGGAAGCGCGCGCGGCACCGCCGCAGGGGGCTGGGCCAATACGCGAGCCGGCCGGGGCCGCGCGGGGGGAGCGGACATCGGGCTCACCCTCACCGAGGTCGCAGCCCTGCTGAGGGCCGGGGCCACCCCCGATCGGGCCTGGTCACGGGCCCTGAGCCGCTCGGGAGTCCCGGAGGACGCGGGCCTCATCCCCGCCGACGACGGCGTCCCGCCCGCCCTAGCCTCCCTCACAGGTGGTCCCGCGCCCTCCTGGTTGCCCAGGCGCGACGCGGGCCGCTGGTCGTGGCGGCCGCCTCTCAGAGGAGCGGTCGCGGCGGACCAGGCGATGCGCGCCGCCGTGCCCGGAGCCGTCGCCGCCTGCCGCCTCACTCGGGCCCTGGGCTCGCCATTGGCCGGAGTGCTGGAGTCCGTCGCCGAGGGCGTCTCAGAGGCGGGCCGGGCCCGGGCCTCGCGGCAGTCCGCGCTTTCCGGGCCCCGCACCACCGCGCGCCTCCTGGCCGGCCTGCCGCTGGTGGCGCTCGCCCTGGGGGCGCTCGTCGGGGCCCATCCCGAGGACCTTCTCCTGGGAGGGTCCTGGGGGAGCGCGCTCGGTCTGGCCGGGATCGGCCTCATGGTCGTCGGACACCGCCTCACCCGACGGCTTGAGCGCGCCGCCATCCACGGGCCTCCCGCGCCGGGTCGATGGGGCCGGGGCGGGAGGTGGGGCCCGGCGCGGCGCGAACCGGTTGACGAGGCTCTCGTCCTCGACCTCGCCGCGGCCGCCCTTGAGGCGGGCGCCTCCCTGCCCGGGTCCCTGGGGGCCCTCGGCCAGGCGCTCGGCGAGGATCAGCTCGGCGTCGTCTCCCGCGCCCTCCTCATCGGCGCGAGCTGGGGGGAGGCCTGGGACGCGCCGCAGGACGCCGCTTGGAGGGCCTCGCGTGGTCGCCTCGAGCACTGCCTGCGGCCCGGCTGGGAGGACGGAGCATCGCCGTCGTCGCTGTTGAGCCGCACGGCCACCTCGATCCGGGCGGGGCGGCGCGCCTCCGATGAGGAGGCCGCCGAGCGCCTCGCCGTCCGCCTCGTCATCCCCCTGGGCCTGTGCCATCTGCCCGCTTTCGTGCTGCTGGGCATCGTCCCCGTGGTCGCGGGTGCCGGATTGGACATCCTGGCCGGATGA
- a CDS encoding carboxymuconolactone decarboxylase family protein has protein sequence MSIDNLRSALPEWAKDLSLNLSTLSRSSTLTEQQQWGTFVAAAAATRNESVLVQVLEDARAHLSEEAINAALGSASIMAMNNVAYRTRHFLGDAYENERMGLRMNIIGTAGGVEKVDFELWSLAVSTINGCERCITSHEATVRGEGLSTEQVWEAVRIASTLTGVAQAVAVVETIG, from the coding sequence ATGAGCATCGACAACCTCCGCTCCGCCCTGCCCGAGTGGGCCAAGGACCTCTCCCTCAACCTGTCCACCCTGTCCCGCTCCTCCACGCTCACCGAGCAGCAGCAGTGGGGCACCTTCGTGGCCGCCGCCGCCGCGACCCGCAACGAGTCCGTCCTCGTGCAGGTCCTCGAGGACGCCCGCGCCCACCTGAGCGAGGAGGCCATCAATGCCGCCCTGGGCTCGGCCTCCATCATGGCGATGAACAACGTCGCCTACCGCACCCGCCACTTCCTGGGCGACGCCTATGAGAACGAGCGCATGGGCCTGCGGATGAACATCATCGGCACTGCCGGCGGCGTTGAGAAGGTCGACTTCGAGCTGTGGAGCCTCGCCGTGTCCACGATCAACGGCTGCGAGCGCTGCATCACCTCGCACGAGGCCACCGTTCGCGGCGAGGGCCTGAGCACCGAGCAGGTCTGGGAGGCCGTGCGCATCGCCTCCACCCTCACCGGCGTGGCCCAGGCCGTCGCCGTCGTCGAGACCATCGGCTGA
- a CDS encoding TadA family conjugal transfer-associated ATPase, translated as MSPEPALRGAQRPGHGTAPDLARVRGALARGAGLGQALSEGAASTTGATGIASLTRLVHADVDGAGAALTPLLEAEGVTDVLVGGGMTWIDRGSGLEPVPQARLDEPEARALAVRMAASAGRRLDDAAPIVDATLPDGTRLNAVLPPLSADGTLICLRTKRRRAFTLPELVEAGTIAPGLDRILAALVERRASCLITGATGTGKTTLLAALLGLVPADERIVCIEEASELAPDHPHVIHLQERGDNVQGVGAVPMTALVRTALRMRPDRIVLGECRGPEVRDVLTALNTGHEGGWATLHANSPADVPARLTALGALAGLDEIAVAAQAGSALDAVIHLRREADPSGARRRVSSLGLLSRERDGRLACHEALRIQPDGAMEAAAAHEGLLALTGGVGALAGGARGAGEGS; from the coding sequence ATGAGCCCGGAGCCCGCCCTACGCGGCGCCCAGCGCCCCGGCCACGGCACCGCCCCGGACCTCGCCCGCGTTCGTGGCGCCCTCGCCCGGGGCGCGGGCCTGGGGCAGGCACTCAGCGAGGGGGCCGCCTCCACCACCGGCGCCACGGGGATCGCCTCCCTCACCCGCCTCGTCCACGCCGACGTCGACGGCGCCGGGGCGGCCCTCACGCCCCTGCTCGAGGCTGAGGGCGTCACCGATGTGCTCGTCGGCGGCGGGATGACCTGGATCGACCGCGGCAGCGGCCTCGAGCCCGTCCCGCAGGCGCGCCTGGACGAGCCCGAGGCCCGGGCACTGGCGGTGCGCATGGCCGCCTCGGCTGGGCGCCGGCTCGACGACGCCGCCCCGATCGTCGACGCCACCCTGCCCGACGGCACCCGTCTCAACGCCGTCCTCCCACCGCTCAGCGCCGACGGCACCCTCATCTGCCTGCGTACGAAGCGCCGCCGCGCCTTCACCCTGCCCGAGCTCGTCGAGGCCGGCACGATCGCCCCCGGACTCGATCGGATCCTCGCCGCCCTCGTGGAGCGGCGCGCCTCCTGCCTCATCACCGGCGCCACCGGGACCGGCAAGACCACTCTCCTCGCCGCGCTCCTCGGGCTCGTGCCCGCCGACGAGAGGATCGTGTGCATCGAGGAGGCCAGCGAACTCGCCCCGGACCACCCCCATGTCATCCATCTCCAGGAGCGCGGGGACAACGTCCAGGGCGTCGGCGCCGTCCCCATGACCGCCCTCGTGCGAACCGCCCTGCGCATGAGGCCCGACCGCATCGTCCTGGGGGAGTGCCGCGGCCCCGAGGTCCGTGATGTCCTCACAGCCCTCAACACCGGCCATGAGGGCGGGTGGGCCACCCTCCACGCCAACTCCCCGGCCGACGTCCCCGCCCGCCTCACCGCGCTGGGGGCGCTCGCGGGCCTCGACGAGATCGCGGTGGCCGCGCAGGCCGGTAGCGCCCTCGACGCCGTCATCCACCTGCGGCGCGAGGCCGACCCATCCGGGGCGCGCCGTCGCGTCTCCTCCCTGGGGCTGCTCTCTCGTGAGCGGGATGGCCGCCTGGCCTGCCACGAGGCCCTGCGCATCCAGCCCGATGGTGCCATGGAGGCGGCGGCGGCCCACGAGGGGCTCCTGGCGCTGACCGGGGGAGTGGGCGCCCTGGCGGGTGGCGCTCGTGGAGCGGGGGAGGGATCATGA
- a CDS encoding peroxiredoxin, which yields MAVLTIGDQFPTYELTAVVPGNLKDVEASKPEDYFTTVSSTVPAGTWRVVFFWPKDFTFVCPTEISAFGDLYQDFEDRDCQIVGVSVDNEYTHYAWRRSHEKLQDLPFPMASDLKRELAAATGVLNADGVADRATFIIDPNNVIQSVSITSDSVGRNTDETLRQLDALQSDELCACNWQAGAATIDALGEMAH from the coding sequence ATGGCCGTTCTCACCATCGGCGACCAGTTCCCCACCTACGAGCTCACCGCCGTCGTCCCCGGCAACCTCAAGGACGTCGAGGCCAGCAAGCCCGAGGACTACTTCACCACCGTCTCCTCCACCGTTCCCGCCGGCACCTGGCGCGTCGTCTTCTTCTGGCCCAAGGACTTCACCTTCGTGTGCCCCACCGAGATCTCCGCCTTCGGCGACCTCTACCAGGACTTCGAGGACCGCGACTGCCAGATCGTGGGCGTCTCGGTGGACAACGAGTACACCCACTACGCCTGGCGCCGCAGCCACGAGAAGCTGCAGGACCTGCCCTTCCCCATGGCCTCGGACCTGAAGCGCGAGCTGGCCGCCGCCACGGGCGTCCTCAACGCCGACGGCGTCGCCGACCGCGCCACCTTCATCATCGACCCCAACAACGTCATCCAGTCGGTGTCCATCACCTCCGACTCCGTGGGCCGCAACACCGACGAGACCCTCCGCCAGCTCGACGCCCTCCAGTCCGACGAGCTGTGCGCCTGCAACTGGCAGGCCGGCGCCGCCACCATCGACGCCCTGGGCGAGATGGCCCACTGA
- a CDS encoding sensor histidine kinase → MSRPRSLRTRLVAGVLGIVLIMAAVIGAISTLSLRNGLIERLDSQVRAAANRVEFRRHGDVPEQTLEVVPNEDEADNGTRSTPPDHHDHSVPKGLDAVGQRAGTLTAVIAGEQAGGSTPATSRAITAGYIRDDGTYRALSAAEVSSLLDLKDTGKPVSVRIDSLGVYRVLVEHDSRTGDKVITGLSMEEDNDLVRGQILFLGLIALAGAAIAAFSGRALVRSSLAPLERVACTAQRVASLPLDRGEVSIDERVDDADLATSQEVSQVGGALNTLLGHVDSALAARQRSETQVRQFVADASHELRTPLASIRGYTELIRRGSGEREHPGGTGAPGGASQAAGPLGLSEEASYALDRVHSESLRMTALVEDLLLLARLDSGRPVAREEVDLVGILVDAVADARAAGPDHEWSLDLAILNPPEGMSEDEAEDFEPTPAIVEGEEARLRQVIVNLLANARVHTPAGTRVTTTLERDGKRLVIRVADNGPGIEESMRDRIFVRFARGDASRERSTGSTGLGMSIALAIVASHGGALTVETSTEEADHGTVFTVELPAADVE, encoded by the coding sequence GTGAGCAGGCCCCGCTCCCTGCGCACGCGCCTGGTCGCGGGCGTCCTGGGCATCGTCCTCATCATGGCCGCCGTCATCGGCGCTATCTCCACGCTATCCCTGCGCAACGGCCTCATCGAGCGCCTCGACAGCCAGGTGCGAGCGGCCGCGAACCGCGTCGAGTTCCGGCGCCACGGGGACGTCCCCGAGCAGACCCTGGAGGTGGTGCCCAACGAGGATGAGGCAGATAACGGGACGCGCTCCACGCCCCCCGATCATCACGACCACTCGGTGCCCAAGGGCCTGGACGCGGTGGGGCAGCGGGCGGGGACGCTGACCGCCGTCATCGCGGGTGAGCAGGCGGGCGGAAGCACCCCGGCCACGTCCCGTGCGATCACGGCCGGCTACATCCGCGACGACGGCACCTATCGCGCGCTGAGCGCCGCGGAGGTCTCCTCCCTGCTGGACCTGAAGGACACCGGCAAGCCGGTGAGCGTGCGCATCGACTCGCTCGGCGTCTACAGGGTGCTCGTGGAGCACGACAGCCGCACCGGGGACAAGGTGATCACAGGCCTGTCCATGGAGGAGGACAACGACCTGGTGCGCGGCCAGATCCTCTTCCTCGGGCTCATCGCCCTGGCGGGGGCGGCGATCGCGGCGTTCAGCGGCCGCGCCCTCGTGCGCTCCTCGCTGGCGCCCCTGGAGCGGGTGGCGTGCACTGCCCAACGCGTCGCCTCCCTGCCTCTGGACCGCGGCGAGGTGAGCATCGACGAGCGGGTCGACGACGCCGACCTGGCGACCTCGCAAGAGGTCAGCCAAGTCGGCGGGGCCCTCAACACGCTCCTAGGGCATGTCGATTCCGCCCTGGCGGCGCGCCAGCGCTCAGAGACCCAGGTGCGCCAGTTCGTCGCCGACGCCTCCCACGAGCTGCGCACCCCCCTGGCCTCGATTCGCGGCTACACCGAGCTCATACGGCGCGGGAGCGGGGAGCGGGAGCACCCCGGTGGAACCGGCGCGCCCGGAGGCGCGAGCCAAGCGGCGGGCCCGCTCGGGCTGTCGGAGGAGGCCTCCTACGCGCTAGACCGGGTCCACTCGGAGTCCCTGCGGATGACGGCGCTCGTCGAGGACCTCCTCCTGCTGGCCAGGCTCGACTCCGGGCGCCCGGTGGCCCGCGAGGAGGTGGATCTGGTGGGGATCCTCGTCGACGCCGTCGCCGACGCCCGGGCGGCCGGCCCTGACCACGAGTGGTCCCTCGACCTGGCGATCCTGAACCCCCCGGAGGGCATGAGTGAGGACGAGGCCGAGGACTTCGAGCCCACTCCCGCGATCGTGGAGGGCGAGGAGGCGCGCCTGCGCCAGGTGATCGTCAATCTGCTGGCCAATGCCCGGGTGCACACGCCCGCGGGGACGCGCGTGACCACCACCCTGGAGCGGGACGGCAAGCGCCTGGTGATCCGAGTGGCTGACAACGGCCCGGGGATCGAGGAGTCCATGCGGGATCGCATCTTCGTTCGCTTCGCCCGCGGGGACGCTTCCCGGGAGCGCTCGACGGGCTCAACGGGTCTGGGCATGTCGATCGCGCTGGCGATCGTCGCTTCGCACGGGGGCGCCCTCACGGTGGAGACGAGCACAGAGGAGGCCGACCACGGGACGGTGTTCACCGTGGAACTGCCCGCCGCCGACGTCGAGTAG
- a CDS encoding HAD family hydrolase — MSPLRLPPPTRAVLVDIDGVLVDHRRASDRASYLWASGLEGWELGPRETAELWEAIDRRHFARYQAGELDFSGQLRERVREFVPGGSALSDAEADAHMAAYRAIYRRLWRAYDDVASFLARLEALRAAREQAAAAGGPAAPLAVAYLTNGDAPSQEEKLAAVGARVAGWEMLASAQMGATKPDPAIFSTACARLGVAPAEALMIGDDVGADVDGALAVGMPVVHLRRGDQGPSRAVPTVTSLDEIEF, encoded by the coding sequence ATGAGCCCCCTCCGCCTGCCGCCGCCCACTCGCGCCGTGCTCGTTGATATCGACGGCGTCCTCGTCGACCACCGCCGCGCCTCCGACCGCGCCTCCTACCTGTGGGCCTCCGGCCTGGAGGGCTGGGAGCTCGGCCCGCGGGAGACCGCCGAGCTGTGGGAGGCCATCGACCGGCGCCACTTCGCCCGCTACCAGGCCGGCGAGCTCGACTTTTCCGGCCAGTTGCGCGAGCGAGTGCGCGAGTTCGTGCCCGGCGGGAGCGCTCTCAGCGACGCCGAGGCAGATGCCCATATGGCCGCCTACCGCGCCATCTATCGCCGTTTGTGGCGCGCCTACGACGACGTCGCCTCCTTCCTGGCCCGACTGGAGGCCCTGCGCGCCGCCCGCGAGCAGGCCGCGGCCGCCGGCGGGCCCGCCGCCCCGCTGGCGGTCGCCTACCTCACCAATGGCGACGCCCCCAGCCAGGAGGAGAAGCTCGCCGCCGTCGGCGCCCGCGTGGCCGGCTGGGAGATGCTGGCCTCGGCCCAGATGGGTGCCACGAAGCCCGATCCCGCGATCTTCTCCACCGCTTGCGCGCGCCTCGGCGTGGCACCGGCCGAGGCCCTCATGATCGGCGACGACGTCGGAGCCGACGTCGACGGCGCCCTGGCCGTGGGGATGCCGGTGGTCCACCTGCGGCGGGGCGATCAGGGGCCGTCGCGCGCGGTCCCCACCGTCACGAGCCTCGACGAGATCGAGTTCTGA
- a CDS encoding phosphatase PAP2 family protein — MRSPRPAQSALAHPRARGLALAVACFAGLLALWWAFVDTLPGQFLEAAALAGSEIGSHRVDGHARMVLSAISMPAAVLLVVVILLVGLLRRSHRRALWALVAVIGASASAQVLKHWILFRPDYGITARWDNANTLPSGHTAMAASAAVALILLVDARWRVPAAWLGAAITVAMGYSTLVCQWHRPADVMAAVLLAVGWGALAVAGGAWNDAGPSSHAPPDGADRGACPAPALAALWLLGALGAALALALGLWVLTRMDSPLGRWEYFASYATGSVALVAASCLSMAGLVVLAPDGEARAPLALEAP; from the coding sequence ATGCGATCCCCCCGACCGGCCCAGAGTGCCCTGGCGCATCCGCGCGCCAGGGGCCTCGCCCTCGCGGTCGCGTGCTTCGCCGGTCTCCTCGCGCTGTGGTGGGCCTTCGTGGACACCTTGCCGGGACAGTTCCTCGAGGCCGCCGCTCTGGCGGGCTCGGAGATCGGCTCGCACCGGGTGGACGGGCATGCGCGCATGGTGCTCTCGGCCATCTCAATGCCGGCGGCGGTGCTGCTCGTCGTCGTCATCCTGCTGGTCGGCCTCCTGCGGCGCAGTCACCGGCGCGCCCTGTGGGCCCTCGTCGCCGTCATCGGGGCGAGCGCCAGCGCGCAGGTCCTCAAGCACTGGATCCTCTTCCGCCCGGACTACGGCATCACCGCGCGCTGGGACAACGCCAACACGCTCCCCTCGGGGCACACCGCGATGGCGGCGTCGGCCGCGGTGGCGCTCATCCTCCTCGTGGACGCCCGCTGGCGGGTGCCCGCAGCCTGGCTCGGCGCGGCGATAACGGTGGCGATGGGCTATTCGACGCTGGTGTGCCAGTGGCACCGACCGGCTGACGTCATGGCCGCCGTGCTGCTTGCGGTGGGCTGGGGCGCGCTCGCGGTGGCCGGTGGCGCGTGGAATGACGCGGGGCCCTCCTCCCACGCACCCCCCGACGGCGCCGATCGCGGGGCCTGCCCGGCACCGGCCCTGGCCGCTCTCTGGCTTCTCGGGGCGCTCGGCGCGGCCCTCGCCCTCGCCCTGGGCCTGTGGGTGCTGACCCGCATGGACTCGCCCCTGGGCCGTTGGGAGTACTTCGCCTCCTACGCCACCGGATCGGTCGCCCTCGTGGCGGCGAGTTGCCTGTCCATGGCGGGGCTCGTGGTGCTCGCGCCCGACGGCGAGGCTCGGGCGCCGTTGGCCCTGGAGGCTCCTTAG
- a CDS encoding cell filamentation protein Fic has protein sequence MITMGASIGRSSGASGGRPGGSAVPAGTGGARLTGGAGGAGAPSRSATGAGVGGAERALVSALAAIAEDARVARAQEAVREASAELRWHEALRRRWREARAEAAIRGAIASGAIEGALVSASTLREQVAAGRLERPLSGDPSLDAVAGIWRAGVRLTGFMPDLRGQGRPAEPSPRSLLAGLHRDLAGPLAASGAIGLDEVAVPRTALPPGRGGAEGENAADGVAGARSSGGAVNSVALGAAPREGGPGSAPRGRALVERLDALLAIIAAPGVPALVRAAVVHGEMIAARPFTAGNAALGRLLVRHLITRDGLEPTGVAVPDAYARRAPGAYSDAAASYARGDAEGVIAWTIWQAEAILVGITEGVELCRAIQAGRTG, from the coding sequence GTGATCACCATGGGAGCGAGCATCGGCCGGTCGTCGGGCGCCTCGGGCGGGCGCCCGGGCGGCTCCGCGGTTCCCGCTGGGACCGGTGGGGCGCGGCTCACCGGCGGCGCTGGCGGCGCTGGCGCGCCTTCCCGAAGCGCGACGGGCGCCGGGGTGGGAGGCGCCGAGCGCGCCCTCGTCAGCGCCCTGGCGGCCATCGCCGAGGACGCTCGCGTCGCCCGGGCGCAGGAGGCCGTGCGCGAGGCCAGCGCGGAACTGCGCTGGCACGAGGCGCTTCGACGGCGCTGGCGCGAGGCGCGGGCGGAGGCCGCCATCCGGGGGGCCATCGCCTCGGGCGCGATCGAGGGAGCGCTGGTGAGCGCGTCCACGCTGCGCGAGCAGGTGGCCGCGGGCCGCCTGGAGCGGCCGCTGAGCGGGGATCCCTCGCTCGACGCCGTCGCCGGGATCTGGCGTGCGGGTGTGCGATTGACCGGGTTCATGCCGGATCTGCGCGGGCAGGGCCGGCCCGCTGAGCCCTCCCCACGATCTCTCCTGGCCGGCCTGCACCGCGATCTCGCGGGCCCCCTGGCGGCCTCGGGGGCCATCGGGCTCGACGAGGTGGCCGTGCCGCGCACCGCGCTCCCGCCAGGCAGGGGCGGAGCGGAGGGCGAGAATGCCGCTGACGGCGTCGCGGGCGCGCGGAGCAGCGGGGGGGCGGTCAACTCTGTGGCGCTGGGGGCGGCGCCGCGCGAGGGAGGGCCCGGTTCGGCCCCCCGGGGCAGGGCCCTGGTCGAGCGGCTCGACGCGCTCCTGGCGATCATCGCCGCCCCCGGCGTCCCGGCGCTGGTGCGCGCCGCCGTCGTCCATGGCGAGATGATCGCCGCGCGACCCTTCACGGCCGGTAACGCGGCACTCGGCCGCCTCCTCGTGCGCCATCTCATCACCCGCGACGGACTGGAGCCCACGGGCGTGGCCGTCCCCGACGCCTACGCGCGCCGCGCCCCCGGGGCCTACAGCGACGCGGCGGCCTCCTACGCGCGAGGCGACGCCGAGGGCGTCATCGCCTGGACGATCTGGCAGGCCGAGGCGATCCTCGTGGGCATCACGGAGGGCGTCGAGTTGTGCCGCGCCATCCAGGCGGGGCGGACGGGGTGA
- a CDS encoding PH domain-containing protein, protein MALSKKQLSQDEVIVRHMHTHLKVLLWRIIAQVVLIAVGIAASILLPGDWSPWSHLAVWVVVLVVSVPVFLLPWLVWATTTYTITSKRVITRSGILNKRGHDLPLSRISDVQQNRALTDRIFGAGTLRLETSAGDPLILEDVPSVAMVQVEISNLLFNDIQGAIDADPDH, encoded by the coding sequence ATGGCATTGTCGAAGAAGCAGCTGAGCCAGGACGAGGTCATCGTCCGGCACATGCATACCCACCTCAAGGTCCTCCTGTGGCGGATCATCGCGCAGGTCGTCCTCATCGCCGTCGGCATTGCGGCCTCGATCCTCCTGCCGGGCGACTGGTCCCCGTGGAGCCACCTCGCTGTGTGGGTCGTCGTCCTGGTGGTCTCGGTGCCCGTGTTCCTCCTGCCCTGGTTGGTCTGGGCGACGACGACCTACACGATCACCTCCAAGCGCGTGATCACACGCTCGGGCATCCTCAACAAGCGCGGCCATGACCTCCCGCTGTCGCGCATCAGCGACGTCCAGCAGAACCGGGCGCTGACCGACCGGATCTTCGGGGCGGGCACCCTGCGACTGGAGACGAGCGCGGGCGACCCCCTCATCCTTGAGGACGTCCCCAGCGTGGCAATGGTGCAGGTCGAGATCTCCAACCTGCTGTTCAACGACATTCAGGGCGCGATCGACGCCGATCCCGACCACTGA
- a CDS encoding cellulose synthase operon protein YhjQ/BcsQ: MRHAAPRSTHPGLPALRGRPGAPAPGARGTGGAGGPGGVEGGRPGEEDPVDWPLGEHEEWGSSAPGGSAGDALADGVVVAVLLRPGHQGGPPEEPLPGWAADIVLACTGLEPQALVCSYPEAPRAASDLVQRARALRRRTGATHALILVPDDLPALAESLSQRPDISAATLHAALDAPQSGALASLIIATGHPGRARVIALTGARGGLGTTTILLLLARAMAAAGRGVAIVDLDPAGGIDLMMGEGVRPGLRWRDLPEKEGSYHPERLAEALPRWSGIRFLTGDPRGGPVSAPQAAAALAAIEACHDVVLVDLPRGAEPPPEAEAVIVMGCDVRSAEAAESIVARLGGGEPGPEDGARPVAGSLGRERAEGPRCLGLVLRQIGEDLAPEEITGLTGAKVLGRAPSDHSVASRIARGDDPARSRGPLRRAIRPLAAHLLEGDDAVLSRAPWEAELEEGRP; the protein is encoded by the coding sequence ATGAGACACGCCGCCCCCCGCTCCACCCATCCAGGCCTCCCTGCGCTGCGCGGCCGTCCGGGAGCGCCCGCCCCCGGCGCGCGCGGCACCGGTGGTGCCGGAGGGCCGGGAGGCGTCGAGGGCGGGCGGCCCGGCGAGGAGGATCCCGTTGACTGGCCCCTGGGTGAGCATGAGGAGTGGGGATCCTCGGCCCCGGGGGGATCCGCGGGGGACGCCCTGGCCGACGGCGTCGTCGTCGCCGTCCTGCTCCGCCCCGGCCACCAGGGTGGGCCCCCTGAGGAACCACTGCCCGGATGGGCCGCCGATATCGTGCTGGCCTGCACGGGCCTGGAGCCTCAGGCGCTGGTCTGCTCATATCCCGAGGCGCCCCGGGCGGCTTCCGACCTCGTCCAACGCGCGCGAGCCCTGCGCCGCCGCACAGGCGCCACCCACGCCCTCATCCTCGTGCCCGACGACCTCCCCGCCCTGGCGGAGAGCCTGTCGCAGCGCCCGGACATCTCCGCCGCCACGCTCCACGCGGCGCTCGACGCCCCGCAGTCCGGTGCGCTCGCCTCCCTCATCATCGCGACCGGGCACCCGGGGCGCGCCCGCGTCATCGCCCTGACAGGGGCCAGGGGAGGACTGGGGACCACGACGATCCTGCTGCTCCTGGCTCGCGCCATGGCCGCGGCGGGGCGCGGTGTGGCCATCGTCGACCTCGACCCCGCGGGCGGCATCGACCTCATGATGGGGGAGGGCGTCCGGCCCGGGCTGCGCTGGCGGGACCTGCCCGAGAAGGAGGGCTCTTACCACCCCGAGCGTCTCGCCGAGGCCCTGCCGCGATGGTCGGGGATCCGCTTCCTGACCGGTGACCCCCGCGGCGGCCCGGTGAGCGCTCCGCAGGCCGCTGCCGCGCTCGCGGCGATCGAGGCCTGCCACGACGTCGTCCTGGTGGACCTCCCCCGGGGCGCCGAGCCGCCGCCAGAGGCCGAGGCCGTCATCGTCATGGGATGCGATGTTCGCTCCGCCGAGGCCGCCGAGTCCATCGTCGCCCGCCTGGGCGGGGGCGAGCCGGGCCCGGAGGATGGCGCCCGCCCGGTGGCCGGGAGCCTGGGGCGGGAGCGCGCTGAGGGGCCGCGATGCCTCGGCCTGGTCCTGCGCCAGATCGGGGAGGACCTCGCCCCCGAGGAGATCACCGGGCTCACCGGCGCGAAGGTGCTCGGGCGGGCGCCGTCGGACCACTCGGTCGCCTCCCGCATCGCCCGGGGCGACGACCCCGCCCGCAGCCGCGGGCCCCTGCGTCGGGCTATCCGCCCACTGGCCGCCCACCTCCTGGAGGGCGACGACGCCGTCCTCTCGCGAGCCCCCTGGGAGGCTGAACTGGAAGAGGGGCGGCCATGA